A single region of the Gemella sp. zg-570 genome encodes:
- a CDS encoding DegT/DnrJ/EryC1/StrS aminotransferase family protein has product MTKLNIPFSPPDISNEEIAAVTEVLKSGWITTGPKTKELEKKLSEYTQSPKTVCLNSATAALELILRVLEIGQGDEVIVPAMTYTASCSVIYHVGAKAVMVDIQKDNFEMDYDKLSSAITEKTKAIIPVDLCGIPCNYEKLFEIVEEKKNIFKASSDYQEKLGRIAIISDAAHALGTVYKGKKVGNIADFSSFSFHAVKNFTTAEGGSATWKENPNFDNEELYQKFQILSLHGQTKDALSKMKAGSWEYDIVIPGYKCNMTDIVASIGLVQLNRYPALLKRRYEIVDMYDKFFENTRIKFLKHKTEDYLSSHHLYITHVEGANLEQRNEIITRLAEKGISVNVHYKPLPLLTAYKNKGFDIKDYPNAYKYFENEISLPLNTRLTNEEIEYIIETYKNIVEEIFNNKM; this is encoded by the coding sequence ATGACAAAATTAAATATACCATTTTCACCACCAGATATTTCAAATGAAGAAATTGCTGCGGTAACAGAAGTCTTAAAATCAGGTTGGATAACAACAGGTCCAAAAACAAAAGAACTAGAAAAAAAATTGTCAGAATACACACAAAGCCCAAAAACAGTGTGCTTAAATTCTGCAACTGCCGCACTAGAATTAATTCTTCGTGTTCTTGAAATTGGTCAGGGTGATGAGGTGATAGTTCCTGCTATGACTTATACTGCATCTTGTTCAGTAATTTATCATGTTGGAGCTAAGGCTGTAATGGTTGATATCCAAAAAGATAATTTTGAGATGGATTATGACAAACTAAGTTCAGCAATTACAGAAAAAACAAAAGCAATAATACCTGTTGACTTGTGTGGAATACCATGTAACTATGAAAAATTATTTGAAATAGTAGAAGAGAAAAAAAATATCTTTAAAGCAAGTAGCGACTACCAAGAAAAATTAGGAAGAATTGCTATAATTAGTGATGCGGCCCACGCCTTAGGAACAGTATATAAGGGGAAAAAAGTTGGTAATATAGCAGATTTTAGTTCTTTTTCATTCCATGCAGTTAAAAATTTCACAACTGCCGAGGGAGGTAGTGCTACTTGGAAAGAAAATCCTAATTTTGACAATGAAGAACTTTATCAAAAATTTCAGATATTATCACTACATGGACAAACTAAAGACGCCCTAAGCAAGATGAAAGCAGGTTCTTGGGAATACGATATAGTAATACCTGGTTATAAGTGTAATATGACTGATATAGTAGCTTCAATAGGTCTTGTTCAATTAAATAGATATCCAGCTTTACTTAAGCGTAGATATGAAATAGTGGATATGTATGACAAATTTTTTGAAAATACAAGAATAAAATTCTTAAAACATAAAACAGAAGACTATCTATCATCGCATCATCTTTACATAACTCATGTTGAGGGGGCAAACTTAGAACAAAGAAATGAAATTATTACAAGATTAGCAGAAAAGGGAATTAGTGTCAATGTTCATTACAAACCACTGCCCTTACTAACTGCATATAAAAATAAAGGTTTTGATATAAAAGATTACCCTAATGCCTACAAATATTTTGAAAATGAAATTTCATTACCCTTAAATACAAGATTGACAAATGAAGAAATAGAATATATTATAGAAACTTACAAAAATATAGTTGAAGAGATATTTAATAATAAAATGTAA
- a CDS encoding glycosyltransferase, producing the protein MNDELISIIVPVYKVEKYLERCVNSILLQTYKNLEIILVDDGSPDDSGKMCEELAKTDSRIVVYHKENGGLSDARNFGVEKARGKYIGFVDSDDYIHENMYQHLYETIKTNNIDIAECNVTRVYGNKEKPHYAGEEFCNILRVDEYIKEYLSMEKVYGSVWCKLISSDIAKKLKFPVGKYYEDMFYNYDLFKVIDKIAITSKCYYYYYIRENSITTEKYSSKQIDIIEILNTINDYILKEYPQFSEESFIRLTYAYLSTFNHLIVDNNYKNYPEFIELREYFKNNFSKILKSSKAAKELKISVLILNVNIKLYRYLYKKYKSRTILNK; encoded by the coding sequence ATGAATGATGAATTAATAAGTATAATAGTACCAGTATATAAAGTAGAAAAGTACTTAGAAAGATGCGTAAATTCAATTTTATTGCAAACCTATAAAAATTTAGAAATAATCTTAGTTGATGATGGTTCACCAGATGATAGTGGAAAGATGTGCGAAGAACTAGCTAAAACGGACAGCAGAATAGTAGTCTACCATAAAGAAAATGGGGGGCTATCAGATGCAAGAAATTTTGGTGTAGAAAAAGCAAGAGGAAAATATATAGGCTTTGTTGATAGTGATGACTATATACATGAAAATATGTATCAGCACCTTTATGAAACAATAAAAACTAATAATATTGATATAGCAGAGTGTAATGTTACTAGAGTATATGGTAATAAGGAAAAACCTCATTATGCTGGAGAAGAATTTTGTAATATACTAAGGGTAGATGAGTATATAAAAGAGTATCTAAGTATGGAAAAAGTTTATGGTTCTGTCTGGTGTAAATTAATATCATCAGATATAGCTAAAAAATTAAAATTTCCAGTAGGGAAATATTATGAAGATATGTTTTATAATTATGATTTGTTTAAAGTAATAGACAAGATTGCTATAACAAGTAAATGTTACTACTATTATTACATCAGAGAAAATAGTATTACAACTGAAAAATATAGTAGCAAGCAAATAGATATTATAGAAATATTAAATACTATTAATGACTACATATTGAAAGAATACCCACAGTTTTCAGAAGAAAGTTTTATTCGTCTTACTTATGCTTATCTTTCGACCTTTAATCATTTAATAGTTGATAATAATTATAAAAATTATCCAGAATTTATAGAGCTTAGAGAATATTTTAAAAATAACTTTTCTAAAATATTAAAGAGTAGCAAGGCAGCAAAAGAATTAAAAATTTCAGTCTTAATTTTAAATGTTAATATTAAACTTTATAGATATCTTTATAAAAAATATAAATCAAGAACGATATTGAATAAATAA